A section of the Ranitomeya imitator isolate aRanImi1 chromosome 7, aRanImi1.pri, whole genome shotgun sequence genome encodes:
- the NTHL1 gene encoding endonuclease III-like protein 1: MSAGRRVTRSGRKILGQTGKPPETTEPAAGRVLSSGGKRRIAVKYEAEDTDKKLRWEPKSWREELENIRLMRSARDAPVDQMGAEKCFDQNAEPQVMRYQVLLSLMLSSQTKDQVTSAAMSRLREHGLTVGRILETDEETLGKLIYPVGFWKNKVKYIKMTTELLQEQYGGDIPDNVAELVKLPGIGPKMAHLIMDIAWNKVSGIGVDTHVHRISNRLKWVKKETKTPEDTRVALEDWLPRDLWSEINWLLVGFGQQVCLPVSPRCSDCLNRHICPGANKKK; the protein is encoded by the exons ATGAGCGCCGGGAGAAGAGTGACGAGAAGCGGGAGGAAGATCCTGGGACAGACCGGGAAGCCGCCCGAGACCACGGAGCCGGCTGCAG GTCGCGTCTTGTCTTCTGGAGGTAAGAGGAGGATTGCAGTGAAATATGAGGCCGAGGACACGGATAAGAAGCTCAGGTGGGAGCCAAAGAGCTGGAGGGAAGAACTGGAGAACATCCGGCTGATGAGGAGCGCTCGGGACGCCCCCGTGGATCAGATGGGGGCAGAGAAGTGCTTTGATCAGAACGCGGAGCCGCAG GTCATGCGCTACCAGGTCTTGCTGTCCTTGATGCTGTCCAGCCAGACGAAGGACCAGGTGACCTCAGCGGCCATGAGCAGATTACGGGAACATGGTCTGACCGTGGGGAGGATACTGGAGACGGACGAGGAGACACTGGGGAAGCTTATCTATCCGGTGGGATTCTGGAAG AACAAGGTTAAATACATCAAGATGACGACGGAGTTGCTTCAGGAGCAATATGGTGGGGACATtcctgataatgtagcagagctggtgaAGCTTCCCGGGATCGGACCGAAAATGGCTCATCTGATTATGGATATCGCCTGGAACAAGGTGTCTGGGATCG GTGTGGACACTCACGTACATCGTATATCCAACAGACTGAAGTGGGTAAAAAAAGAAACCAAGACCCCCGAAGACACTCGTGTGGCCCTAGAGGATTGGCTGCCAAG GGATCTCTGGAGCGAAATCAATTGGCTGTTGGTCGGCTTCGGGCAGCAAGTTTGCCTCCCCGTATCCCCCCGATGCTCCGACTGCCTGAACAGACACATCTGCCCTGGAGCCAACAAAAAGAAGTGA